One genomic region from Spirulina subsalsa PCC 9445 encodes:
- a CDS encoding UPF0182 family protein, protein MRKTLLKPILLLLGLWLLFELAARALAETLWFAEMQYLEVFGLQVISQGGLWLFGTGGAAMFLFLNLHQVGRFQHPQPPESVQRAQRGKSAKVAPSSYASTAPLSLKEAILLNRQTATAPPPPPPSTAYPSQIKLSHLLPLVLGLSLLLGFLLLHYGETLLTYSPLAPSWSRSTPSIPPPFKIQSIFHLLGGIEWGTPFFYVEIVVLLGVVCGVLFAANGLFKAIALFLSLYFGFILSANWTRILAFFNPTPFESQDPLFHLDISFYIFQFPLWKLLYFCLEGLCLYSLITCTLLYLLSGDSLSQGRFIGFSRPQLRHLETLGGLFLITLAFTHGLACFDLLYSKRGVNYGASYTDTNVQLPLEIALSLLAAVVALWLLYKARFRPSLHSIACPIPGRQTCSIVPLSLLLVLFYGLAVLLGALASTTVQRIIVQPNELERETPYLERSIAATRAAFALDRIEAETFDPQPTFSPSQLEDNQLTIENIRLWDTRPILKANRQLQEIRLYYTFKDADIDRYSMQIRRTDTPSEFREQKQQIVISPRELDYEKVPAAAQTWVNKHLVYTHGYGFTLSPVNRVGEGGLPVYFVQDIATEEEGGTLRLSDEIIQGSIPIGHPRIYYGELTNTYVMTSTRVKELDYPSGQDNVLNVYDGMGGIGIGAPWTRLAFAQYLKDWQMLFTQNFKPETKLLFRRNINERIRRLAPFLTYDHDPYLVNADIGDPKARELGSYLYWIVDAYTTSSYYPYSDPDGENFNYIRNPVKVVIDAYNGTVNFYVVDLDDPIIQTWGKVFPTLFKPMEEMPPELFNHIRYPTDFFRIQSESLLTYHMTDPTVFYNREDQWQIPKEIYGEEPLPVEPYHLIMRLPQEQTEEFILLHPYTPVARPNLIAWLAARSDGEQYGKLLLYQFPKQRLVFGVSQIEALINQDPRISQQISLWDIQGSNVVKGNLLVIPLEDSLLYVEPLYLEAEQNSVPTLVRVIVVYENTIVMAPTLEQALAGIFNPAALEEEEEAIIRSLEGYEEQLLETVEP, encoded by the coding sequence ATGAGGAAAACGCTTCTAAAACCGATCCTCCTTTTGCTAGGGCTTTGGTTGCTCTTTGAACTAGCAGCCCGGGCGTTAGCAGAAACCCTCTGGTTTGCAGAAATGCAGTATCTAGAGGTCTTTGGCTTACAAGTCATCAGTCAGGGGGGGCTGTGGCTGTTTGGTACAGGGGGAGCAGCCATGTTCCTGTTCCTAAACCTGCATCAGGTGGGGAGATTCCAACATCCTCAGCCTCCGGAAAGTGTCCAACGAGCGCAACGGGGAAAATCCGCCAAAGTTGCGCCGTCTAGCTATGCCAGCACTGCGCCCCTCTCCCTGAAAGAGGCCATTCTGCTCAATCGACAAACCGCAACGGCTCCCCCTCCTCCCCCTCCCTCGACGGCCTACCCCTCCCAGATTAAACTCAGTCACCTGTTGCCCCTTGTGTTGGGGTTAAGTTTGCTCTTGGGCTTTCTCCTGCTGCACTACGGGGAAACCCTACTCACCTATAGCCCCCTTGCCCCCAGTTGGAGCCGAAGCACGCCTTCTATTCCCCCTCCCTTTAAAATTCAGTCGATTTTCCACCTGTTGGGGGGCATTGAATGGGGGACACCCTTCTTTTATGTGGAGATTGTGGTGTTGCTGGGTGTGGTGTGTGGTGTGCTGTTTGCGGCGAATGGGTTGTTTAAGGCGATCGCACTCTTTCTGAGTCTCTACTTCGGCTTTATCCTCTCCGCCAACTGGACCCGCATCCTCGCCTTTTTTAACCCCACCCCCTTTGAAAGTCAAGATCCCCTCTTCCACCTCGACATTAGCTTTTACATCTTCCAGTTCCCCCTGTGGAAACTGCTCTATTTTTGTCTAGAAGGCCTCTGTCTCTATAGTCTCATTACCTGCACCCTCCTCTACCTCCTCTCCGGGGATAGTCTCTCCCAAGGGCGCTTTATCGGCTTCTCTCGCCCCCAACTGCGCCATCTGGAAACCCTCGGCGGGCTTTTCCTTATCACCCTCGCCTTTACTCACGGCCTAGCCTGTTTTGACCTTCTTTATTCCAAACGGGGCGTTAACTACGGAGCGAGCTACACTGACACCAACGTACAACTCCCCCTTGAAATCGCCCTCAGCCTACTCGCCGCCGTTGTTGCCCTCTGGTTACTCTATAAAGCCCGTTTCCGACCCTCCCTCCACAGCATCGCCTGCCCCATCCCCGGCCGCCAAACCTGCTCAATTGTCCCCCTTTCCCTCCTCCTCGTCCTCTTCTATGGCCTCGCTGTCCTCCTTGGAGCCCTCGCCTCCACCACCGTCCAGCGCATCATTGTTCAGCCCAACGAACTCGAACGAGAAACCCCCTATCTAGAGCGTAGTATTGCCGCCACCCGTGCCGCCTTTGCCTTAGACCGTATTGAGGCCGAAACCTTCGACCCTCAACCCACCTTTTCCCCCAGTCAACTCGAAGACAATCAACTGACCATTGAAAACATCCGCCTCTGGGATACTCGACCGATTCTCAAAGCGAACCGACAACTCCAAGAAATCCGCCTTTACTATACCTTCAAAGACGCGGATATTGACCGCTACTCAATGCAAATTCGCCGGACGGATACTCCCTCAGAATTCCGGGAACAGAAACAACAGATTGTTATTTCTCCCCGAGAATTAGACTATGAAAAAGTACCCGCCGCCGCCCAAACTTGGGTCAATAAACATCTGGTTTATACCCACGGTTATGGCTTTACCTTATCCCCCGTGAATCGCGTTGGCGAGGGCGGTTTACCTGTGTATTTTGTCCAAGATATCGCCACAGAAGAAGAGGGCGGTACTTTGCGTTTATCCGATGAAATTATTCAGGGGAGTATTCCCATCGGTCATCCTCGCATCTATTACGGAGAATTGACCAATACTTATGTCATGACTTCAACTCGTGTTAAAGAGTTAGACTACCCCAGTGGTCAGGATAATGTGTTAAATGTTTATGATGGCATGGGGGGAATTGGAATTGGCGCACCTTGGACACGGTTAGCCTTTGCCCAATATTTAAAAGATTGGCAAATGCTATTTACCCAAAACTTTAAACCAGAAACAAAACTATTATTTCGGCGGAATATTAATGAGCGCATTCGTCGCCTTGCGCCATTTTTAACCTATGATCATGATCCCTATTTAGTCAATGCCGATATTGGAGATCCAAAGGCGAGGGAATTAGGCAGTTATTTATACTGGATTGTAGATGCTTATACCACCAGTTCCTATTATCCCTATTCTGACCCCGACGGGGAGAATTTTAATTATATTCGCAATCCGGTTAAAGTGGTGATTGATGCCTATAACGGGACGGTGAATTTTTATGTGGTGGATTTGGATGACCCCATTATTCAAACCTGGGGGAAAGTCTTTCCGACTTTGTTTAAGCCGATGGAAGAAATGCCCCCAGAATTGTTTAATCATATTCGTTACCCGACGGACTTTTTTAGGATTCAATCAGAAAGTTTATTAACCTATCACATGACGGATCCGACGGTATTTTATAACCGGGAGGATCAATGGCAAATTCCCAAAGAAATTTACGGGGAGGAGCCCTTACCTGTAGAGCCTTATCATCTGATTATGCGCTTGCCCCAAGAACAAACCGAGGAGTTTATTCTACTCCATCCCTACACCCCGGTAGCCCGTCCGAATTTAATTGCTTGGTTAGCGGCGCGGTCTGATGGGGAACAATACGGTAAGTTGTTATTGTACCAGTTCCCGAAACAACGGTTAGTGTTTGGGGTGTCCCAAATTGAGGCGTTAATTAACCAAGATCCCCGCATTTCTCAACAGATTTCTTTGTGGGATATTCAAGGTTCTAATGTGGTTAAGGGGAATTTGTTAGTGATTCCTTTGGAGGATTCCCTGCTCTATGTTGAGCCGTTGTATTTAGAGGCAGAACAGAATAGTGTGCCGACATTGGTTCGGGTGATTGTGGTTTATGAAAATACCATTGTCATGGCCCCGACGTTAGAGCAGGCTTTAGCTGGGATTTTTAACCCGGCAGCATTAGAAGAGGAGGAGGAGGCGATTATTCGCTCCTTAGAAGGTTATGAGGAACAGTTACTAGAGACGGTGGAACCGTAA
- a CDS encoding DUF2079 domain-containing protein, whose product MKDKPTQQPILWGLMGGSFFLFFACSVIRHLLFQSNAYDLGWFDQLVYLLSVGLPPVVSFAGDYHLLGDHVALILYPLALFYKVYPSVYWLFGVQALALAGSGGLVWQLARQEGLSKGDSLLMVGVYYLYPLVFNVNLYDFHPEVLAFPALLGAIGIVRSRRPPRWPDILGFICCLLVILSCKAVLSLTVAALGFWALCVEKRPLYGILAVSGGIAWFLATTQWIIPQFSGMEAAAVGRYSYLGDSVLEIALNVFLKPHLVWGHLLSFSSLEYFLLLFVPVFWGIRWPNLSPLVATLPTLGINLLSDNFNQRNLVQQYSVPLLPFLLLTLIFALAHHQLWVKNRKFILVWSVVGFLCLAKYSYFGSVYLRKIDTWQANRQAIALIPPQASVIAPSGILPHLTHRPLVQLPRGELTPQEMDQFDAILLDQRHPDFGSSPEAIARLREYCQNAPHLSLTFSQDEVLLFQRLGDKTGI is encoded by the coding sequence ATGAAAGATAAACCAACACAACAGCCTATTCTCTGGGGACTTATGGGGGGGAGTTTCTTCCTTTTCTTCGCTTGTAGTGTAATCCGTCATCTGCTCTTCCAGTCCAATGCTTATGATTTAGGATGGTTTGATCAATTAGTGTATCTCCTGAGTGTGGGACTTCCCCCCGTGGTGTCCTTTGCAGGAGATTATCACCTATTGGGGGATCATGTGGCCTTGATTCTCTACCCTCTGGCCTTATTTTATAAAGTCTATCCTTCCGTGTATTGGCTGTTTGGGGTACAGGCACTCGCTTTGGCCGGGAGTGGAGGATTAGTGTGGCAGTTGGCACGACAGGAGGGACTTTCAAAGGGAGATAGTTTGTTAATGGTGGGAGTTTATTATTTATACCCCCTCGTTTTCAATGTCAATCTCTATGATTTCCATCCGGAAGTTTTGGCCTTTCCTGCTTTATTGGGGGCGATTGGGATTGTGCGTTCGCGCCGTCCACCCCGATGGCCTGATATTCTGGGTTTTATCTGCTGTCTCCTCGTCATCCTCAGTTGTAAAGCGGTACTTTCCCTCACCGTTGCCGCGCTGGGATTTTGGGCGCTGTGTGTTGAAAAACGCCCCCTCTATGGCATTTTGGCCGTCAGTGGGGGGATAGCTTGGTTTTTAGCCACCACACAATGGATTATTCCTCAATTTAGCGGCATGGAAGCGGCGGCGGTGGGGCGCTACAGTTACTTAGGGGATTCTGTCCTTGAAATTGCCCTGAATGTCTTCCTGAAACCTCACCTCGTCTGGGGCCATTTGCTCTCCTTCAGCAGCTTAGAATATTTCCTGCTGTTGTTTGTCCCGGTTTTCTGGGGGATACGATGGCCGAATCTCTCCCCCCTTGTAGCCACTCTCCCCACCTTGGGGATTAATTTACTCTCAGATAATTTTAATCAACGCAATTTAGTTCAACAGTATTCAGTCCCTCTGTTACCGTTTCTCCTGTTGACCTTAATTTTTGCCCTTGCTCATCATCAACTTTGGGTGAAAAATCGTAAATTTATTTTAGTCTGGTCTGTGGTTGGATTCCTGTGTTTAGCCAAATATAGCTACTTTGGCAGCGTGTATTTAAGGAAGATTGACACTTGGCAGGCCAACCGTCAGGCGATCGCACTCATCCCCCCTCAAGCGTCTGTAATCGCCCCCTCCGGCATTCTTCCCCACCTTACCCATCGTCCCCTGGTCCAACTCCCCCGAGGGGAATTAACCCCCCAAGAGATGGATCAATTCGACGCGATTCTACTCGATCAACGTCATCCTGACTTCGGATCTTCTCCCGAGGCGATCGCCCGTTTGCGCGAATACTGCCAAAACGCCCCCCACCTCTCCCTCACCTTCTCTCAGGATGAAGTCCTTCTATTCCAGCGTCTGGGGGACAAAACAGGAATTTGA
- a CDS encoding acyltransferase, whose translation MDYFVHSHALVETEAIGKDTKIWAFTHILWDVTIGENCNICDHVFIECGVKIGNGVTIKTHVSLWTGVIIEDYCFIGPNVAFVNDLYPRSHRNPAMQERYFSHQDDGWYRDKTLIKEGASLGANSTILCGVTVGEYAMVAAGAVVTRDVKPFELVGGIPAKHWGWVDREGRKQDYRE comes from the coding sequence ATGGATTATTTTGTGCATTCCCATGCTTTGGTGGAAACAGAAGCTATCGGAAAAGATACTAAAATCTGGGCTTTTACTCATATTCTCTGGGATGTTACGATTGGAGAAAATTGTAATATTTGTGATCATGTTTTTATCGAATGTGGTGTTAAAATAGGAAATGGTGTCACCATAAAAACTCATGTTTCGCTCTGGACGGGGGTCATCATTGAGGACTATTGTTTTATCGGTCCGAATGTGGCTTTTGTCAATGATCTTTATCCCCGTTCTCATCGAAATCCTGCCATGCAGGAGCGTTATTTTAGCCATCAAGATGATGGCTGGTATCGGGATAAAACCCTGATTAAAGAGGGGGCATCTTTGGGGGCAAATTCAACGATTTTATGTGGGGTGACGGTGGGAGAATATGCTATGGTAGCGGCGGGGGCGGTGGTGACTCGTGATGTTAAACCCTTTGAGTTAGTGGGAGGAATTCCGGCTAAACATTGGGGATGGGTTGATCGGGAAGGGAGGAAACAGGATTATAGGGAATAG
- the glpX gene encoding class II fructose-bisphosphatase, with the protein MDSTLGLEIIEVVEKAAIASAKWMGKGEKNTADHVAVEAMRERMNQIHMRGRIVIGEGERDEAPMLYIGEEVGICTREDAHSYCNPEELIEIDIAVDPCEGTNLVAYGQNGSMAVLAISEKGGLFAAPDFYMKKLAAPPVAKGHVDINKSATENLKILSDCMNRSVEELVVVVMDRPRHKELINEIRQAGARVRLISDGDVSAALCCAFSGSNIHALMGIGAAPEGVISAAAMRCLGGHFQGQLIYDPAVVKTGLIGESKEGNLARLQEMGITDPDKVYNAEELACGQTVLFAASGITPGTLMDGVRFFHGGARTQSLVISSQSKTARFVDTVHMFDNPKNIQLR; encoded by the coding sequence GTGGATAGTACACTGGGATTAGAAATTATAGAAGTTGTTGAGAAGGCGGCGATCGCATCTGCCAAATGGATGGGGAAAGGCGAGAAAAACACCGCCGACCATGTGGCTGTAGAAGCGATGCGCGAACGCATGAACCAGATCCATATGCGTGGTCGCATTGTGATCGGGGAAGGAGAACGGGATGAAGCCCCCATGCTTTACATTGGGGAAGAAGTGGGTATCTGTACTCGTGAAGATGCTCACAGTTACTGTAACCCTGAAGAATTAATTGAAATTGACATCGCTGTAGACCCCTGTGAAGGTACCAACTTAGTGGCCTATGGTCAAAATGGGTCAATGGCCGTGTTAGCGATTTCCGAAAAAGGCGGTCTGTTTGCAGCGCCCGACTTCTACATGAAGAAATTAGCGGCTCCCCCCGTCGCTAAAGGTCATGTGGATATCAACAAATCCGCCACCGAGAACTTAAAAATCCTCTCCGACTGTATGAATCGTTCCGTTGAGGAATTAGTAGTGGTGGTGATGGATCGTCCTCGTCACAAAGAGTTAATCAACGAAATTCGCCAAGCAGGGGCGCGGGTGCGTTTAATCAGTGATGGTGACGTTTCTGCGGCTTTATGTTGTGCCTTCTCTGGGAGCAATATCCACGCGCTAATGGGGATTGGTGCGGCACCCGAAGGGGTTATCTCTGCGGCAGCGATGCGTTGTTTAGGCGGTCACTTCCAAGGTCAGTTAATCTATGATCCCGCCGTGGTGAAAACTGGGTTAATTGGGGAAAGCAAAGAGGGGAATCTAGCCCGTCTGCAAGAAATGGGGATCACGGATCCTGATAAAGTATACAACGCTGAAGAGTTAGCTTGTGGTCAAACGGTGCTGTTTGCCGCTTCTGGGATTACTCCCGGAACTCTGATGGATGGGGTGCGCTTCTTCCACGGTGGCGCACGGACACAAAGCTTGGTTATCTCCAGCCAGTCTAAAACTGCTCGCTTTGTGGATACGGTGCATATGTTCGACAATCCTAAAAATATCCAACTCCGTTAG
- a CDS encoding glutamyl-tRNA reductase, which produces MNIAVVGLSHKTAPVAVREKLSIPEAKLEEAIAHIKAYPHIEEVAILSTCNRLEIYVVTSESEPGVREIIQFLSEISNIPLYQLRRHLFTLLHQDALRHLMRVAAGLDSLVLGEGQILAQVKTTHKNAQKYNGLGRLLDRLFKQAMTAGKRVRSETSIGTGAVSISSAAVELAQMKSENLSSARVVIVGAGKMSQLLVKHLLAKGASEITIVNRSLKRSKDLAQQFPDASLTLRPLEEMFEAIAQSDITFTSTSATEPILDAQNLSTCLTSNQPLMLIDISVPLNVHSNVKDLGNIQSYNVDDLKAVVAQNTIQRRQMAQEAEGLIEEEVAAFEVWWQSLETVPTISSLRNKIEGIREQELEKALSRLGSEFAEKHQEVIEALTRGIVNKILHDPMVQLRAQQDIEARRRAIQSLQMLFNLEQEEQYS; this is translated from the coding sequence ATGAATATTGCAGTAGTTGGGCTGAGTCACAAAACAGCACCCGTTGCTGTCCGGGAAAAATTGAGCATTCCTGAAGCGAAGTTAGAAGAGGCGATCGCGCATATCAAGGCCTACCCCCATATTGAAGAGGTGGCCATCCTCAGCACTTGTAACCGTTTAGAGATTTATGTGGTGACAAGCGAAAGTGAACCGGGGGTGCGGGAAATTATTCAATTCTTGTCAGAAATTAGCAATATTCCCCTCTATCAACTGCGCCGACACCTGTTTACCCTGCTTCACCAAGACGCTTTACGCCATCTGATGCGAGTAGCGGCGGGTTTAGATAGTTTAGTGTTGGGAGAAGGGCAAATTTTAGCCCAAGTGAAAACCACCCATAAAAACGCCCAAAAATACAACGGTTTAGGTCGATTATTAGATCGTTTGTTCAAGCAAGCCATGACGGCCGGGAAACGGGTACGCAGTGAAACCAGTATTGGCACCGGGGCGGTGTCCATTTCTTCGGCCGCTGTGGAGTTAGCCCAGATGAAAAGTGAGAATCTGTCCTCAGCGCGGGTGGTGATTGTGGGGGCAGGGAAAATGTCCCAGTTATTGGTGAAACACCTGTTGGCGAAAGGGGCCTCTGAGATTACCATTGTTAACCGTTCTCTCAAGCGTTCCAAGGATTTAGCCCAACAGTTCCCGGATGCTAGTTTAACCTTGCGTCCTTTAGAGGAGATGTTCGAGGCGATCGCACAATCTGATATTACCTTCACCAGCACCTCGGCCACCGAACCCATTTTAGACGCGCAAAACCTCAGCACCTGTTTAACCTCAAACCAGCCCCTGATGTTAATTGACATCTCCGTACCCCTAAACGTCCATAGCAACGTGAAGGACTTAGGTAACATCCAATCCTACAATGTGGATGATTTAAAGGCTGTAGTGGCTCAGAACACCATCCAGCGCCGTCAAATGGCTCAGGAAGCGGAAGGATTAATTGAGGAAGAAGTGGCCGCCTTTGAGGTGTGGTGGCAGTCTCTGGAAACTGTTCCCACCATTAGCAGTTTACGCAACAAAATTGAAGGGATTCGGGAACAAGAACTGGAAAAAGCCCTATCCCGTTTGGGCAGTGAGTTTGCCGAGAAGCATCAAGAAGTTATCGAAGCACTCACCCGAGGCATTGTGAATAAAATATTACATGATCCGATGGTGCAACTACGCGCCCAACAGGACATAGAAGCCCGTCGCCGAGCTATTCAGTCCCTACAAATGTTGTTTAATCTCGAACAAGAGGAACAGTATAGTTAG
- a CDS encoding DUF2130 domain-containing protein: MKKQVEPRQIKCPECGAEFEVETILRETIEKELRQKLTLEIRDRLTTDLKQDLQQELTAQLAQEKAKLETATAKLQAKLNAEAEQNAQELLEERERAKVLEEKLAEQRKERKTLLDAKAELDELKEQMERQISQVRQEAIAQTKQTMEQELEAQLSRQVLAEREKLALENEQIQTKLKAEAAQTAEALQRERENAQLLAASLEEQRKERKELLKAKIELDNLKGELEEQILEVRQQAIAETKQTLRQQFQEQFSQQLQSAIAEKDIALAEAKEKEQQLKDQIEALKQRADQGSMQIQGEAFEAVIEETLRNLFPRDQIKEIETGAYGADLTQIVVNDFGSATGKIIYESKKAKHWQDKWIQKLRQDAVSEKADLKIIVTTAMPDNMDSFGQIEDVFVCRYHELPVVSTLLRQILIQAHQEKRTQEHMKTVQERVVDYIRSDEFKTVMTMLQEAYHAFSEDLRKEENYMKQRWKARRDYLDKISNGLTSIIGSLAAIGGTNFDLTEQLTDSTPPKFLLL, translated from the coding sequence ATGAAAAAACAGGTCGAGCCTCGCCAGATTAAATGTCCTGAATGTGGGGCAGAATTTGAGGTAGAAACGATTTTGCGGGAGACGATTGAGAAGGAGTTACGCCAAAAACTGACGCTGGAAATACGCGATCGCCTGACAACGGATCTCAAGCAGGATCTCCAGCAAGAACTGACCGCACAGTTAGCCCAAGAGAAGGCGAAACTAGAGACGGCAACGGCGAAATTGCAGGCTAAATTGAACGCGGAAGCGGAACAAAATGCTCAGGAATTGCTAGAGGAACGAGAACGGGCCAAGGTACTAGAGGAAAAACTCGCCGAACAACGGAAAGAGCGGAAAACGCTGCTGGACGCGAAAGCAGAACTCGATGAGCTTAAGGAGCAGATGGAACGCCAAATCAGTCAAGTCCGACAGGAGGCGATCGCACAAACCAAGCAAACAATGGAGCAAGAGTTAGAAGCGCAATTATCCCGCCAAGTGTTAGCCGAAAGGGAAAAACTGGCTCTAGAAAATGAGCAAATTCAGACCAAACTGAAGGCAGAAGCGGCACAAACGGCCGAGGCACTGCAACGGGAACGGGAAAACGCCCAATTACTCGCCGCCAGCTTGGAGGAACAGCGCAAGGAACGGAAGGAACTGTTAAAAGCCAAGATTGAACTGGACAATCTGAAGGGTGAATTAGAGGAACAGATACTGGAGGTGCGACAACAGGCGATCGCAGAAACCAAGCAAACGTTACGGCAACAGTTCCAAGAGCAGTTTAGCCAACAGTTACAGAGTGCGATCGCAGAAAAAGATATCGCCCTTGCTGAAGCTAAGGAAAAAGAGCAGCAACTCAAAGACCAAATCGAGGCGCTCAAACAACGGGCTGATCAAGGTTCTATGCAGATTCAAGGGGAGGCGTTTGAGGCTGTTATTGAGGAAACCTTACGCAATTTGTTTCCCCGTGATCAAATTAAAGAAATTGAAACAGGGGCTTATGGTGCAGATTTGACCCAAATCGTTGTCAATGATTTTGGGTCAGCAACAGGCAAAATTATTTATGAGTCTAAAAAAGCCAAACATTGGCAGGATAAATGGATTCAAAAACTGCGCCAAGATGCCGTCAGTGAAAAAGCCGATTTAAAGATTATTGTCACTACAGCCATGCCAGACAATATGGACAGTTTTGGGCAGATAGAAGATGTTTTTGTTTGTCGCTATCACGAACTGCCCGTAGTGTCTACCCTCTTGCGCCAGATTTTGATTCAAGCGCACCAAGAGAAAAGAACCCAAGAACACATGAAAACGGTACAAGAACGGGTAGTGGACTATATTCGCAGTGATGAATTTAAAACCGTGATGACCATGCTGCAAGAAGCCTATCACGCTTTTAGTGAAGACCTACGCAAAGAAGAAAACTACATGAAACAACGCTGGAAAGCTCGCCGGGATTATTTGGATAAAATCAGCAATGGTTTAACGTCAATTATTGGCAGTTTGGCGGCAATTGGTGGCACGAATTTTGACTTAACGGAGCAATTAACGGATAGCACCCCCCCTAAGTTTCTTTTATTGTAG
- a CDS encoding YdcF family protein, producing the protein MFLKLDSRWQKSKTKPRQSAKKRVRWPLFMAVAIALIGLYLQHRYQAAQRPPQALFVLGGLETREAFAARLARNHPDLEIWVSSGSPKHYVQMIFDRAGVERDRLHLDYAAQDTVTNFTSLVDDLQAAGVDSVYLITSDNHMRRARIIGEIVFGSRGIAIRPLPVHTNEEPEPWSKSIRDGARAVFWLFTGSTGEELAQNLDVEPLREWVEPEQTAE; encoded by the coding sequence ATGTTCTTAAAGCTTGATTCTCGTTGGCAAAAGTCGAAGACCAAACCACGCCAATCAGCCAAGAAGCGGGTTAGGTGGCCTTTATTTATGGCCGTTGCGATCGCCTTGATCGGATTGTACCTCCAACACCGATACCAAGCCGCCCAGCGCCCCCCGCAAGCGTTGTTTGTCTTGGGAGGGTTAGAAACCCGGGAAGCCTTTGCCGCCCGTTTAGCGAGGAATCACCCAGATTTAGAGATTTGGGTGTCTTCTGGTAGTCCTAAGCACTATGTCCAGATGATTTTTGACCGGGCTGGGGTAGAACGCGATCGCCTCCATTTAGACTATGCCGCCCAAGATACCGTCACTAACTTTACCTCCCTCGTGGATGACTTGCAGGCGGCCGGGGTGGATAGTGTGTATTTAATCACCTCCGACAACCACATGAGACGAGCGCGGATTATTGGTGAAATCGTCTTTGGCAGTCGAGGCATTGCCATCCGTCCCCTCCCCGTCCACACCAACGAAGAACCAGAACCTTGGAGTAAATCCATCCGAGATGGAGCCAGAGCCGTATTCTGGTTATTTACCGGGTCTACCGGGGAAGAATTAGCCCAGAACCTCGACGTAGAACCGCTTAGGGAATGGGTTGAACCAGAACAAACGGCTGAATAA
- a CDS encoding lysophospholipid acyltransferase family protein has product MSEKREPFSSLMLYHLFKWSVVSPMLHVYFRGQITGAEQVPREGGFVAVSNHASLLDPPILSNCVGRPVAFMAKEELFKIPVLNQAIRLYGAYPVKRSSADRSAIKAALECLKEGWGVGIFLEGTRTQDGTIENPKLGAAMIAAKAQVPLLPVSLWGTDKIGSGVPRAVPVTVRIGAPMDPPPSTKREDLQAVTEKCTAIINEMHALGRL; this is encoded by the coding sequence ATGAGTGAGAAACGAGAACCTTTTAGTAGTTTAATGCTGTACCACCTGTTTAAATGGTCGGTAGTTAGTCCGATGCTTCATGTCTATTTCCGAGGACAAATTACGGGGGCGGAACAGGTGCCAAGGGAGGGGGGATTTGTGGCCGTGAGTAATCATGCCAGTTTATTAGATCCTCCAATTCTGTCTAATTGTGTGGGTCGTCCGGTGGCTTTTATGGCGAAGGAGGAACTGTTCAAAATTCCCGTTTTAAACCAAGCCATTCGTCTTTATGGAGCCTATCCCGTTAAACGGAGTTCAGCCGACCGTAGCGCGATTAAAGCGGCCTTAGAGTGCTTAAAAGAAGGTTGGGGGGTGGGGATTTTTCTAGAAGGAACTCGCACGCAGGATGGCACGATTGAGAATCCTAAATTGGGGGCGGCGATGATTGCGGCGAAAGCACAGGTTCCTCTGTTGCCTGTGAGTTTGTGGGGAACGGATAAGATTGGGTCTGGGGTGCCTCGTGCGGTTCCGGTGACGGTGCGGATTGGTGCGCCAATGGATCCCCCTCCTTCGACGAAACGGGAGGATTTGCAGGCGGTGACGGAAAAGTGTACGGCTATAATTAACGAGATGCACGCCCTAGGTCGGTTATGA
- a CDS encoding DUF2288 domain-containing protein: MPDDLKTTLTDSIDEASWEWLLPHVKRDAVLMVSDDLDLVEVGYAIASDQVQLVQTWIESQLIHKPFAEQISNWNGQPQIRFQALIIQPFVLVQPIP; the protein is encoded by the coding sequence ATGCCAGACGATTTAAAAACAACGTTAACGGATAGTATTGACGAGGCCTCTTGGGAGTGGTTGCTTCCCCATGTCAAACGGGATGCGGTGTTGATGGTGTCGGATGATTTGGATTTGGTGGAGGTGGGTTATGCGATCGCCTCGGATCAAGTCCAGTTAGTCCAAACTTGGATCGAAAGCCAGTTAATCCATAAACCCTTTGCCGAACAAATCAGCAACTGGAATGGTCAACCCCAAATCCGTTTTCAGGCGTTGATTATTCAGCCGTTTGTTCTGGTTCAACCCATTCCCTAA